Proteins encoded together in one Oxalobacteraceae sp. CFBP 8761 window:
- a CDS encoding isochorismatase family protein — translation MHHEAATYERQGFGQTLDMTPPYGLLIVDFVNSFADPQQFGGGNIGPAIARTTTLLAHARSQGWPVAHSRIVFADDDADCNIFGLKVPGMVTLKEDSPGSAIVPQLAPRQGELVVRKTVPSAFFGTSLAPWLTQHGVQTLLVAGAVTSGCVRASVVDAMSWGFRPLVVADCVGDRAIAPHDASLFDMAQKYATVAPLDEALALLR, via the coding sequence ATGCACCACGAAGCCGCAACCTACGAGCGCCAGGGCTTTGGCCAGACGCTCGACATGACGCCGCCCTACGGTCTGCTGATCGTCGATTTCGTCAACAGCTTCGCCGATCCGCAGCAGTTCGGCGGCGGCAATATCGGCCCAGCGATCGCGCGCACCACAACGCTGCTGGCGCACGCCCGCAGCCAGGGCTGGCCGGTGGCGCACAGCCGCATCGTGTTTGCCGACGATGACGCCGACTGCAATATTTTCGGCCTGAAGGTGCCGGGCATGGTCACGCTCAAGGAAGATTCGCCCGGCAGCGCGATCGTGCCGCAACTGGCGCCGCGCCAAGGAGAACTGGTGGTGCGCAAGACGGTGCCGTCGGCGTTCTTCGGCACGTCGCTCGCGCCGTGGCTGACCCAGCACGGCGTGCAGACGCTGCTGGTGGCCGGCGCCGTCACCAGCGGCTGCGTGCGCGCCAGCGTCGTCGATGCAATGTCGTGGGGCTTCCGACCGCTGGTGGTGGCCGATTGCGTGGGTGACCGCGCCATCGCGCCGCATGATGCGAGCCTGTTCGACATGGCGCAGAAATACGCGACCGTGGCGCCGCTCGATGAAGCGCTGGCCCTGCTGCGGTAA
- a CDS encoding 2,5-dihydroxypyridine 5,6-dioxygenase, whose protein sequence is MAVSDHDLIQAWKQVFTLSKLEPGQIVTVLTSTSTHPQTLSTALVAVGLMGATANRLDLPPVNGEKALSRDSLAFLGTTPLTGNRAAIAALKESDLVLDLMTLLFSPEQHEILAAGTKILLAVEPPEVLVRMVPTLDDKARVAQAAQRLDGAREMHITSAAGTDLRCQLGEFPVIQEYGFVDAPGRWDHWPSGFVLTWPNERQTEGTLVIDRGDILLPMKRYVQEPIRVRVTQGFVTAIDGGLDAELLSEYMASFNDPEAYAMSHIGWGLQPRAQWTTLAMYDREATIGMDARAFEGNFLFSFGPNNEAGGSRTTACHIDIPLRRCTVAIDGEPVVRDGKVLDGFVYGSADCSGE, encoded by the coding sequence ACCGTCCTCACCAGCACCAGCACGCACCCGCAGACGCTGTCGACGGCGCTCGTCGCCGTTGGCCTGATGGGCGCCACCGCCAACCGGCTCGATCTGCCGCCGGTAAATGGCGAAAAGGCGCTCAGCCGCGATTCGCTGGCCTTTCTTGGCACCACGCCGCTGACCGGCAACCGGGCGGCGATTGCCGCGCTCAAGGAGAGCGATCTGGTGCTGGATCTGATGACGCTGCTGTTCTCGCCCGAGCAGCACGAGATCCTGGCGGCTGGCACCAAAATTCTGCTGGCAGTCGAGCCGCCCGAGGTGCTGGTGCGCATGGTGCCAACCCTTGATGACAAGGCCCGCGTGGCGCAGGCCGCGCAGCGCCTCGACGGCGCGCGCGAGATGCACATCACGTCCGCTGCCGGCACCGATCTGCGCTGTCAGCTGGGCGAATTCCCGGTCATCCAGGAGTACGGCTTCGTCGATGCGCCCGGCCGCTGGGACCACTGGCCAAGCGGCTTCGTGCTCACGTGGCCGAACGAGCGCCAGACCGAGGGCACCCTGGTGATCGACCGCGGCGACATCCTGCTGCCGATGAAGCGCTACGTCCAGGAGCCGATCCGTGTCCGCGTGACGCAGGGTTTCGTGACCGCGATCGACGGCGGCCTGGATGCAGAGCTGCTCAGCGAGTACATGGCTTCGTTTAACGATCCGGAAGCGTATGCGATGTCGCACATCGGCTGGGGCCTGCAGCCACGGGCGCAGTGGACTACGCTGGCGATGTACGACCGCGAGGCGACCATCGGCATGGATGCGCGCGCGTTCGAAGGCAACTTCCTGTTTTCGTTCGGGCCGAACAACGAGGCGGGCGGTTCGCGCACGACGGCCTGCCATATCGATATTCCACTGCGCCGCTGCACGGTGGCCATCGACGGCGAACCGGTGGTCCGCGACGGCAAGGTACTCGATGGCTTCGTGTATGGCAGCGCCGATTGCTCAGGAGAATGA